The DNA sequence TGGCGCGGCCGGCGTCGAACCGGCCCGCCGAGAACCGCTCCGGTGAGAGCCGCTTCGGCGGGGTGGAGCCGCGTGCCGGCCGGCCGGTCGACGCGCCGGGGGAGGACGCCGACGAGCCGCCGCGCCGACGCCGGCAGGCCACCCACCGGGGCCGGGCCACGGTGGACGAGACGTCGCTGGCCGCCGCGCCCACCGGCATCTCCACCGGCAGTCCGGTCACGCTCGGCACCTCGTACTCCGGTGGGCAGATGACCACGACGGAGACCGCGCCGTCGCGACCGCTGGATCCGGGCGGCGTGCCCGGGCCCCGGGTGGTGATCGACCACGTCCTGGTGAGCACGTTGGGGCTGGACGCCACCACGGAGGTCCGCCTGCTCGCCGGGGACCGGACGGCCGAGGGGCACGCGACCGGGCCGGCCGTCGACGGGTACGTGCTCCGGCTCTGCGCGGTGGCCGCGGCTGCCGCGGTGGACGAGCTGCTCGGTCCGGCCCAGCCGGCGGGTGAGCGGGGCCGGTGCTTCGTCGAGCACGCCGCCGTGGTGCCGTTCGGCAACTGCGAGGTGGCGACCGTGGTGGTGCTGCTGGTCTGTGACGGGTGGGTGGAGCAGTTGGCCGGTTCCGCCCTGGTCGCGGGCGATCAGCGGCAGGCTGTGGTCCGCGCCACCCTGGCCGCGGTGAACCGGCGTCTGGAGGCGCTGCTCGCCTAGGCGGCTGTGCGGGCGGGGCCGGCGCGGGGAAGACTGGACGTCATGAAGCGTGCCGTACTCGGGCCCGAGCATCTTCTTCCCGCGCATCGTCTCCCGCCGCCCTGGCCGGGCCGGCACGTGCGTCTCGACGGCACGCTCGTGCACGTCCGGGACACGCCGGCCACCGGGCCCGACGCCGAGCCGGCGCTTTACGTGCACGGGCTCGGGGGCTCCGCGCAGAACTGGACGGACCTGGCCGGCCTGTTGGCGCCCCGGCTCGACGGTCAGGCGATCGACCTGCCCGGCTTCGGGCGCAGCGAGCCCGGCCGGCGTTACACGATCCCGGCGTTCGCGGAGCGGGTGGTCCGCTGGATCGAGCACAGCGACCGGGGGCCGGTGCACCTGTTCGGCAACTCGCTCGGCGGCGCGGTCGCGGTCCGGGTGGCGGCGTTGCGCCCGGACCTGGTCCGCACGCTCACGCTGATCTCGCCGGCCCTGCCGTTTCTGGACTTCCGGCGTTCGTTGCAGGGGCGGATGCTGCCGGTGCTGGTGATCCCCCGGGGCGAGCGGCTGGCCGCCTGGCGGCTGGCCCAGCTCGCCCCGGAGGCGATGGCGCAGCAGGTGATGGAGTCGTGCGTGGCGGACCTGACCCGGATCAGCGAGCAGCGCCGGCAGGAGGCGATCGAGGAGATCCGGATCCGGTACGAGGCGGCGCACTACGCCGCCGCCTACGTCCGGACGTTCCGGGGCCTGGTCGGCAGCTTCCTGCGGTCGTACCTGCCGGGGGAGGGCGCGCTCTGGCGGCAGGCTGCGGCGGTGCGGGCACCCACGCTGGTGGTGGGTGGGCGGCAGGACCGCCTGGTCGACGTGCGGGTCGCCCCGCAGGCCGCCCGCGTGATCCCGGACAGCCGGCTGCTGATGCTGGACGGTGTCGGGCACGTGGCCCAGTTGGAGGTGCCCCGGACGGTGGCGCGGGCGGTGCTGGCGCTGCTCGCCGACGGGGCCCCGGACGGGTCGGCGGAGGTCGCCACGCCGGGGCCGGAGGGCCGGGAACCGCAGGCCACGGCCCTGGTCACCGGAACGGGGGAGAGCGGCGGCGTCCGCGACATGGCAGGCTGAGCGGGATGCCCCGCTCCCGCCGTCCGCGTCTCCCGCGGTCCCTGTCCGCTGCCCGCCGTTGGCGCTCCGCCGTGGTGGTCTGCGCGTTCCTCGCCACCGCCGGGGTCGGCGTCGGCGTGGCGCTGCGACTGCCGCCGGCCGGGGCGCGGGAGGTGGTCACCGACGGGTTCGCGGCCCGGCCGCCGGAGCCGGCGCCGAGCGTCTCGCCGTCGCCGCCCGCGCCGCCCCGCCCGCCGGCGCCGGTGCTGAGTCTGCCCGGCCCGGTGCCCGTGCGGGGTGCGGGCGGTTTCGGGTACGACGAGCGGGCCGGCGGCGTGCTCGGCCGGGCCGGTGAGCTGCGCCGTTTCCGGGTGGCGGTGGAGCGGGGCGCCGGCGAGGACGTCCGGGCGTTCGGGGACGCGGTGCAGCGGGCGCTGGCCGGGCCGGGGAGCTGGGTGGACAGCGGCCGGCTGCGGTTGCAGCGGGTCGCGCCGGGCAGCCGGTACGACTTCACGATCTATCTGGCGACCCGGGACACCGCCGGCCGGTTGTGCGGGGCGGGTGGGATCGACATCCGCAAGGGCGGGGTGCCGTACACGTCCTGCCGGGTGCCGGGCAAGGTCGTGATCAACCTGGACCGGTGGCGGAGGTCGGCGCCGCACCTGGTGGCCGCCGGGATGCCGCTGGACACGTACCGGCTGTACGTGGTCAACCATGAGGTGGGGCACCAGCTCGGGCACCACCACGAGGCGTGTCCGGGCGTCGGGCGGGCCGCGCCGGTGATGCAGCAGCAGACGCTGTTCCTCGACGGCTGCCGGCCGAACCCGTGGCCGTACCTGGGCGGGAAGCGGTACACCGGGCCGGCGCGGTGACCTGGTTGCGAGCAATCTTCGCGACTTGAGCCGTAAAAGCAGCTAAATGCCCGAATTGCGTGGCAGGCTGACGTCATGACGTCGTCCCCACCCGAACGCCCCGGGCTGCGCCGGATGCGCCGCCGTCGCCGGCGCGCGGTGCTGCTGCTGGCGATGCTGCTCGCGGCCGTCGGCGGCGCGGTGGGCATCACCCGGCTGAGCGAGCCGCCGCGCGCCACGCGGGTCCCGCTCGCCGCCGAGCCGACGCTGATGCCGGACGCCGACACCGACACCGCCGCGTCGCCGACCGGCTACCCCACCGCCGGCCCCGGCACGTTCGCGGTGGCCGCCGGACGATCACCGGTACGCGGCCACGCCGGCCCGCTGCGCCGCTACCGGATCGAGGTCGAGCACGGCACCGGGCAGGACGCCGACGCGTTCGCCGCGACCGTGGACGCGGTGCTCGGCGACCCGCGTAGCTGGATCGCCTCCGGGGAGCTGCGGGTGCAGCGGGTCCCCGAGGCGGCTGCCGCCGACTTCACCGTCTACCTGGCCACGCCGGCCACCTCGGAACGGATGTGCGCCGAGGGTGGCCTGCGCACCGAGCGGTACACGTCGTGCCGCCTGCCCGGCCGGGTCGTGCTCAATTTGGCGCGCTGGATGACCGCGGTGCCCGACTACGGCGCCCCGCTCGACGTCTACCGGACGTACGTGGTCAACCACGAGGTCGGGCACGAGTTCGGCGAGCTGCACGAGGCGTGCCCGCACCCCGGCGCCCCGGCCCCGGTGATGCAGCAGCAGACGTACGGGCTGGACGGCTGCGTGCCGAACGCGTGGCCGTACGTCGACGGGGCGCGATACTCCGGCGAACGGACCGACGGCGTCTGAGGTTATTCCCGGTCCCGCAGTTCGGGCCGGGTGTCCCTCGTCATGGCCGTTCCCCACCACGGCGAGCGACAATGGCGCGGTCCCACCGCCGATCCCGGGGAGTCCACCGTGTCGTTGCCCCCGCTCGTCGAGCCCGCCGCCGAGCTGACCGTTGACGAGATCCGCCGCTACTCGCGCCACCTGATCATCCCGGACGTCGGGGTCGAGGGGCAGAAGCGGCTGAAGAACGCCCGGGTGCTCTGCGTGGGCGCCGGCGGCCTCGGCTCGCCGGCCCTGATGTACCTCGCCGCCGCCGGTGTCGGCACGCTCGGCATCATCGACTTCGACACCGTCGACGAGTCGAACCTCCAGCGCCAGATCATCCACGGCGTCTCCGACATCGGCCGGTCCAAGGCTGAGTCCGCCGCCGCCTCGATCCGCGAGATCAACCCGCTGGTGAACGTGGAGATCCACGACACCGCGCTGGACCGGGAGAACGTCCGGGACATCTTCTCCCGGTACGACCTGATCGTCGACGGCACCGACAACTTCGCCACCCGCTACATGGTCAACGACGCGGCCGTGCTGCTCGGCAAGCCGTACGTCTGGGGTTCGATCTACCGGTTCGACGGCCAGGCGTCGGTGTTCTGGGCCGAGCACGGCCCGTGCTACCGCTGCCTCTACCCGGAGCCCCCGCCGCCCGGCATGGTCCCCTCCTGCGCCGAGGGCGGCGTGCTCGGCGTGCTCTGCGCCTCCATCGGGTCGATCCAGGTCAACGAGGCGATCAAGCTGCTCGCCGGCATCGGCGAGCCGCTGGTCGGCCGGCTGATGGTCTACGACGCCCTGGAGATGAGCTACCGCAAGATCAAGGTGCGCAAGGACCCGAACTGCGCGCTCTGCGGCGAGAACCCCACGGTCACCGACCTGCTGGAGGACTACGAGGACTTCTGCGGCGCGGTCTCCGAGGAGGCGCAGGAGGCGGTGGTCGACTCCACCATCACCGCGCGGGAGCTGAAGGAGTGGCAGGACGCCGGCAAGGACATCTTCCTGGTCGACGTGCGTGAGCCCGCCGAGTACGAGATCGTCCGCATCCCCGGCGCGACGCTGATCCCCAAGGGGGAGATCCTCTCCGGCGAGGCGCTGGCGAAGTTCCCGCAGGACCGGCAGATCGTGCTGCACTGCAAGTCCGGCGTCCGTTCGGCCGAGGCGCTGGCCGCGCTCAAGGCGGCCGGGTTCAAGGACTCCGTTCACGTGCAGGGTGGCGTGCTCTCCTGGATCAAGCAGGTCGACCCGTCGCTGCCCGCGTACTGACGTCGATGTCGTGAGGGCCCTTCCGGTGCGCCGGGAGGGCCCTCGGCGTCTCCCCGTTTCTGGCCGAGCTACCGAGGCGTAACCGCGTCCGCGCAGGTAGCGTCACGACCGTGGTCGATCTGGAAGCGGCGATCGGGTTCGTCGTGGCACACGGGGACGCGGTGGACCGCGCCCGCCTGTCCCGGCTGCGCTCCGGCGCGCCGGTGCCGCCGCAGGTGCTGGACGCGGCGGAGTCCGGTCAGGTCCCGGGCGGCGGCTGGCCCGCCGTGCTCGACGGCGACGTCGCCTCCGTCGACGCGACCTGCTTCCGCCTGGCCGAGCTGGACGATCTCGGCGCGCTGGGCCGCCCCGCCGCCCGGCACGCGCTGGACTGGCTGGCCGCCGGCCAGCTCGCCGACGGCGGCTGGGACGAGCACCTGTCGCTGGCCGGGTTCGCGCCGGAGTGGGCCACCCCCGGCGACCCCGAGGCGCGGTTCTACCTGACCGCCGGCGCCGGGTTCTGGCTCACCGTGGCCGGGCTGGACGCCCGTGCCGCCGGCCCGCTCGACCACCGCGTCGGCGGGGCGTACGCCGGGGTGGTGCAGGCGGCGGCCCACACGCTCGCCGCGCAACTCGCGTCGGACGGGACCTGGCCGTCGTTCCTGCCCGCCGGGTGGCTCGCCGCGGCGGTGCTGCACCGCCAGCGGATGTACCACGAGTCGGCCCGGATCCAGGCGGTGCTCGCCGACCGCATCCCGGAGATGTCCCCGGCGGACGTGGCATGGCTCGCCGCCACGCTGCGCCGGGTGGAGGTGGGCGAGGAGCAGTGGCTGCTGGTCTCGGCGCGGCGTCGGCTGGCCGAGACGCAACGCAGCGACGGCGGTTGGGACAGCGACGACGGCCGCCAGTTCGACGTGCACACCACGCTGCGTGCGATCCGGGCCTGCCGTCCGACCGAGCCGGAGGCCCCGGCGTCCGGGGCCCCGTTCGTGGTGCCGCGCGCCTCCGTGCTGCCCGCCCCGCCGTCCCGCCGCCCCGCGCCGACGCCGCCCTCGGGCGGGCCCGAGCTGCCGTCGGCCCCGCCGGCCCTGCCCGCGCCTCGCGTCCCCGACGCGTCCCCGCCGCCGGCCCCGACCCTGCTGCCGTCCCCGGCCCCGACCGTGCTGCCGGCCCCATCCCCGGCCCCGGCCCCGACCGTGCTGCCGGCCCTGTCCCCGCCGCCGGCCCCGACCGTGCTGCCGGCCCCGAATCCGCTCCGGGTGGCGTAGCCGACTCCCGGAGCCGTGGAGGTCCGGGGCCCTCCGCGGGCCCTTCTCCGGTGGGCGGGCCGGGGCCGGGCGTGGCTCAGCGCAGGTGACCGTCGCCGGTGACCACGTACTTCGTGCTGGTCAGCTCCGGCAGGCCCATCGGGCCGCGGGCATGCAGCTTCTGGGTGGAGATGCCGATCTCGGCGCCGAACCCGAACTCGCCGCCGTCGGTGAACCGGGTCGACGCGTTCACCATCACGGCGGCGGCGTCCACCCGGGCCACGAACTCCCGCGCCGCCCGCTGCGAGTCGGTGACGATCGCCTCGGTGTGGCCGGTGCCGTACCGCCGGATGTGCGCGACCGCCGCGTCGAGCGAGTCGACCACGGCGACCGAGATGTCGGCGGACAGGTATTCGGTGGCGAAGTCCTCCTCGGTGGCCGGCACCACCGCGCCGGAGTGGGCGGCCACCTCCGGGCTGCCGTGCACGGTCACCCCGGCCTCGGCGAACGCGGCCAGCACCACCGGCAGGAACGCGTCCGCGACGGCCCGGTGGACCAGCAGCGACTCGGCGGTGTTGCAGGTCGACAGCCGCTGCGTCTTGGCGTTCAGCGTGATCGCCACCGCCTTGTCGAGGTCGGCGGCGGCGTCCACGTAGACGTGGCAGTTGCCCACGCCGGTCTCGATCACCGGCACGGTCGACTCCTCGACCACGGCGCGGATCAGCGACGCGCCGCCGCGCGGGATCAGCACGTCGACCAGGCCCCGGGCGCGCATCAGCTCCTTGACCGAGTCGCGCGTGCTGGCGTCGAGCAGTTGCACCGCGTCGGCCGGCAGGCCGGCCCCGACGACCGCGTCGCGGAGCACCGCGACCAGGGCGGCGTTGGAGTGCGCCGCCGAGGACGAGCCGCGCAGCAGCGCCGCGTTGCCGGACTTCAGGCAGATGCCGGCCGCGTCGACTGTCACGTTGGGCCGGCCCTCGTAGACGATGCCGACCACCCCGAACGGCACCCGGACCTGGCGCAGCTCCAGCCCGTTCGGCAGCGTCGCGCCGCGGACCACCTCGCCGACCGGGTCGGGCAGCGCGGCCATCTCGCGCAACGCGTCGGCGATGGCGGCCACCCGGCCCTCGTCGAGCGCGAGCCGGTCCAGCACGGCCGCGCTCAGCCCGGCGTCACGCCCGGCCGCCAGGTCCGTCGCGTTCGCCGCCAGGATCTCCGGGGTACGCGCCACCAGCGCGTCGGCCATCGCGTGCAGCGCGGCGTCCTTGACCGTACGGGTGGCCGCCGCCAGGGCCTCCGCCGCGTCCCGGGCCCGCCGGGCCTGCTCGACGACGCTCATGGTGCGCTCTCCTTCGCAGTGGCGTCAGGAGGGGCCCTGTTACGCAGAATGCGTTAACAGGGGGCCCCTGCTTACAACAAAACGAGGTCGTCGCGGTGGACGACCTCACGTTCGTAGGCCGGGCCGAGCGCCGCGGCGAGTTCCGAGGTGGAACGGCCGAGCAGGCCGGGCAGCTCCACCGCGTCGTAGTTCACCAGGCCACGGGCCACCGGCGCGCCGGCGGTGTCGACCAGGTCCACCGGGTCCCCGGCGGTGAACGCGCCGTCGACCGCGGTGATGCCGGCCGGCAGCAGCGACTTGCGCCGGCCCACCACGGCCTGCACCGCGCCCGGGTCGAGGTGCAGCCGGCCGCGCGGCGCGGTGGCGTGCGCCAGCCAGAAGAGTCGGGCGGCCGGGCGTCGGCTGCTCGCGTGGAAGAGCGTGCCGACCGGCTCGCCGGCCAGCGCCGGGCCGGCCAGCGGCGCGGCGGTGAGCACCACCGGGATGCCGAAGCCGGTGGCGATGCGCGCCGCCTCGACCTTGGTGACCATGCCGCCGGTGCCCACCCCGGCCCGGCCGGCCCCGCCGACGTCGACGCCGGTCAGGTCGCCCTCGCCGTGCACCTCGGTGACCCGGGTGCTGCCCGGCCGGGCCGGGTCGCCGGTCCAGAGCGCGTCCACGTCGGAGAGCAGCACCAGCAGGTCGGCGTCGACGAGCGCGGCGACGAGCGCGGCGAGCCGGTCGTTGTCGCCGAACCGGATCTCGTCGGTGGCCACCGTGTCGTTCTCGTTGACGATCGGCACGGCCCGCAGGTCGAGCAGCTTGCGCAGCGTGCGGTAGGCGTTGCGGTAGTGCGCCCGCCGGGTCACGTCGTCGACGGTGAGCAGCACCTGCCCGACGGTGCGCCCGTGCCGGGCGAACGCGGTCGCGTAGCGGCCGATGAGCAGGCCCTGGCCGACGCTGGCGGCGGCCTGCTGGGTGGCCAGGTCGCGCGGGCGGCGGGGCAGCCGCAGCGGGGCGAGGCCGGCGGCGATCGCGCCGGAGGAGACCAGCACCACCTCGCGTCCGGCGGTGATCAGCGCGCCGAGCGTGTCGACGAGCGCGTCGACCCGGGCGTCGTCCAGGCCGCCCGTCGCGGTGGTCAGCGAGGACGATCCGATCTTGACGACGATCCGGCGGGCCGAGGTGACTGCTTCACGCACCCGAC is a window from the Micromonospora sp. DSM 45708 genome containing:
- a CDS encoding alpha/beta fold hydrolase, yielding MKRAVLGPEHLLPAHRLPPPWPGRHVRLDGTLVHVRDTPATGPDAEPALYVHGLGGSAQNWTDLAGLLAPRLDGQAIDLPGFGRSEPGRRYTIPAFAERVVRWIEHSDRGPVHLFGNSLGGAVAVRVAALRPDLVRTLTLISPALPFLDFRRSLQGRMLPVLVIPRGERLAAWRLAQLAPEAMAQQVMESCVADLTRISEQRRQEAIEEIRIRYEAAHYAAAYVRTFRGLVGSFLRSYLPGEGALWRQAAAVRAPTLVVGGRQDRLVDVRVAPQAARVIPDSRLLMLDGVGHVAQLEVPRTVARAVLALLADGAPDGSAEVATPGPEGREPQATALVTGTGESGGVRDMAG
- a CDS encoding DUF3152 domain-containing protein; its protein translation is MPRSRRPRLPRSLSAARRWRSAVVVCAFLATAGVGVGVALRLPPAGAREVVTDGFAARPPEPAPSVSPSPPAPPRPPAPVLSLPGPVPVRGAGGFGYDERAGGVLGRAGELRRFRVAVERGAGEDVRAFGDAVQRALAGPGSWVDSGRLRLQRVAPGSRYDFTIYLATRDTAGRLCGAGGIDIRKGGVPYTSCRVPGKVVINLDRWRRSAPHLVAAGMPLDTYRLYVVNHEVGHQLGHHHEACPGVGRAAPVMQQQTLFLDGCRPNPWPYLGGKRYTGPAR
- a CDS encoding DUF3152 domain-containing protein, which gives rise to MTSSPPERPGLRRMRRRRRRAVLLLAMLLAAVGGAVGITRLSEPPRATRVPLAAEPTLMPDADTDTAASPTGYPTAGPGTFAVAAGRSPVRGHAGPLRRYRIEVEHGTGQDADAFAATVDAVLGDPRSWIASGELRVQRVPEAAAADFTVYLATPATSERMCAEGGLRTERYTSCRLPGRVVLNLARWMTAVPDYGAPLDVYRTYVVNHEVGHEFGELHEACPHPGAPAPVMQQQTYGLDGCVPNAWPYVDGARYSGERTDGV
- the moeZ gene encoding adenylyltransferase/sulfurtransferase MoeZ, with product MAVPHHGERQWRGPTADPGESTVSLPPLVEPAAELTVDEIRRYSRHLIIPDVGVEGQKRLKNARVLCVGAGGLGSPALMYLAAAGVGTLGIIDFDTVDESNLQRQIIHGVSDIGRSKAESAAASIREINPLVNVEIHDTALDRENVRDIFSRYDLIVDGTDNFATRYMVNDAAVLLGKPYVWGSIYRFDGQASVFWAEHGPCYRCLYPEPPPPGMVPSCAEGGVLGVLCASIGSIQVNEAIKLLAGIGEPLVGRLMVYDALEMSYRKIKVRKDPNCALCGENPTVTDLLEDYEDFCGAVSEEAQEAVVDSTITARELKEWQDAGKDIFLVDVREPAEYEIVRIPGATLIPKGEILSGEALAKFPQDRQIVLHCKSGVRSAEALAALKAAGFKDSVHVQGGVLSWIKQVDPSLPAY
- a CDS encoding prenyltransferase/squalene oxidase repeat-containing protein; its protein translation is MVDLEAAIGFVVAHGDAVDRARLSRLRSGAPVPPQVLDAAESGQVPGGGWPAVLDGDVASVDATCFRLAELDDLGALGRPAARHALDWLAAGQLADGGWDEHLSLAGFAPEWATPGDPEARFYLTAGAGFWLTVAGLDARAAGPLDHRVGGAYAGVVQAAAHTLAAQLASDGTWPSFLPAGWLAAAVLHRQRMYHESARIQAVLADRIPEMSPADVAWLAATLRRVEVGEEQWLLVSARRRLAETQRSDGGWDSDDGRQFDVHTTLRAIRACRPTEPEAPASGAPFVVPRASVLPAPPSRRPAPTPPSGGPELPSAPPALPAPRVPDASPPPAPTLLPSPAPTVLPAPSPAPAPTVLPALSPPPAPTVLPAPNPLRVA
- a CDS encoding glutamate-5-semialdehyde dehydrogenase, encoding MSVVEQARRARDAAEALAAATRTVKDAALHAMADALVARTPEILAANATDLAAGRDAGLSAAVLDRLALDEGRVAAIADALREMAALPDPVGEVVRGATLPNGLELRQVRVPFGVVGIVYEGRPNVTVDAAGICLKSGNAALLRGSSSAAHSNAALVAVLRDAVVGAGLPADAVQLLDASTRDSVKELMRARGLVDVLIPRGGASLIRAVVEESTVPVIETGVGNCHVYVDAAADLDKAVAITLNAKTQRLSTCNTAESLLVHRAVADAFLPVVLAAFAEAGVTVHGSPEVAAHSGAVVPATEEDFATEYLSADISVAVVDSLDAAVAHIRRYGTGHTEAIVTDSQRAAREFVARVDAAAVMVNASTRFTDGGEFGFGAEIGISTQKLHARGPMGLPELTSTKYVVTGDGHLR
- the proB gene encoding glutamate 5-kinase; this translates as MGTRHDRAGRDPQNGRVREAVTSARRIVVKIGSSSLTTATGGLDDARVDALVDTLGALITAGREVVLVSSGAIAAGLAPLRLPRRPRDLATQQAAASVGQGLLIGRYATAFARHGRTVGQVLLTVDDVTRRAHYRNAYRTLRKLLDLRAVPIVNENDTVATDEIRFGDNDRLAALVAALVDADLLVLLSDVDALWTGDPARPGSTRVTEVHGEGDLTGVDVGGAGRAGVGTGGMVTKVEAARIATGFGIPVVLTAAPLAGPALAGEPVGTLFHASSRRPAARLFWLAHATAPRGRLHLDPGAVQAVVGRRKSLLPAGITAVDGAFTAGDPVDLVDTAGAPVARGLVNYDAVELPGLLGRSTSELAAALGPAYEREVVHRDDLVLL